The Xylanibacillus composti genome segment TACGGCTGTGCCGTTCACCGTAACCGTCGCTGTGCTGTCCGCCACTGTCGGGGTCACGGTCAAGCTGTTTACCTCATTCCCCACACTGGACGTGTAGGTGATGGTGCTGCTACCAAACACGGGGGACAAGCTTCCTGCGGATAACGCCAAATTGCTCAAGTCCGCATTGTTACTCACCGTTCGCGATACACTTACAATGTAGTTCTTCTTGATAATGCCGTTTTCAGCTGTGACTTCAATAGTAATGGGGGTATCTGTTTCAGCATCGAGAGGAATCGGTACACTAGGGGTCCCACTTGTCACGGCTGTGCCGTTTACAGTTACTGAAGCACTGCTATCCGCTAAAGTCGGAGTGACAGTAATGCTTGACGCAGAACCGGCATCTGCCGAATAGGTGGTCGTATCACTATCAAATGCCGGAGTAAGGCTTCCAGCTGACAATGCAAGGTTGCTTAAATTCGCATTAATGCCTCGAGTGTCCACATTCGAAATCGAGATTGAATGAAAATTAAGATCAGCCGCATGAACGGCCATGTCCCACGTAATCACGAGTTTGGAAATATAATTGCGAGAAATGCCCGGAAGGAATGAGTTGGACAAATCATAGCCCGATTGAAATTCCAATGAACCGTTATAATCGACTAACGTCGCCGTCGTACCGTCCACGTAGGTGACAACGATATTAATCTTTCTCAAGACATGATTGGCATAATTGTAGGGAACGATGTGCAAATCATCGAGTGTAAAATGCCTGACAACCGAGCCGCCTTCAGCTCTCAGTTCGAAGTAGCCCGTGTTATCAGCGCTATAAATCATCGTGCCGTCTTGTCCCATGTTGTTCGAAATATGGAACTTGTCGCCTTGCTTCTTGAATCCCGGTACTCCGCTGTCATCATTGGTTGGACTCAAGCTTCCAAAATCATAAGTGCCGTCTGCCGTTCCAAGTGTTACGGCTTGGCTTTCAATGGGGGGGGAAAGCGATCGTCAACGATACTATCAACAACAGGAGAATCATTTTCTGCATAGACGCGCGAAGTACACGACTCCAACCTGCGGCAGTACCAACTACTTCAAACTTCCTCATACATTCAAACCTCTTCCGTCTTCCATATTCATTCGAAACGGCTACCCTCGTAATGGCATATCGCCATACAAACAAATAATATAATTCATTGCCAGGTACGGCTGCATGTTATTGTGCGGCAGGGATTGTCCTGCAGCCGCCAGAGCCATTGGTGACATGATGGCATTCGGTGTGCTTGCATAGGTATTTTCCTTCCCGAGTCGACCGCCGGGTTGCTCACTCCAATAGTGATTGGTCGGCTCCGTTTTATTGCCATCGCCAGCATTTCCTTGGGGCACATGATTATGTGCGGGCATTTGTGTGGAAAGCAAGGTTACTGTCTCTGCCCCGATTTTTTGGCCCACTTCGTAAGAGGTCAGGCCAGGTCCCGCTCCTTGGCCCATTGGAGCTCTCCCCATCAAATCCGGTAAGGCGAATGTGCTTTTCCCATCACCTCCGTATCGCGTTCCCAAGATTGAGTAAAGTGCTGAATTTTGCGAAATGGGAAGCAGCGAACCATCGCAAAAATGCCAATCTCTCGGTGCAAAGTTGCCAGCAAATATTCGAATCTCCCCAATATATGCGTCTGCCATGTGTGATAATCCTCCTTAATTACGAGATGGAAATATTCCTTGCAACGCGATGCAAAACTGGACTCCCAAATAAGGCTGCATGTTATTATGCGCTTGGCTGCCGCCAGCAAGAGCAACCGAGTTCT includes the following:
- a CDS encoding cadherin-like beta sandwich domain-containing protein, encoding MSPTNDDSGVPGFKKQGDKFHISNNMGQDGTMIYSADNTGYFELRAEGGSVVRHFTLDDLHIVPYNYANHVLRKINIVVTYVDGTTATLVDYNGSLEFQSGYDLSNSFLPGISRNYISKLVITWDMAVHAADLNFHSISISNVDTRGINANLSNLALSAGSLTPAFDSDTTTYSADAGSASSITVTPTLADSSASVTVNGTAVTSGTPSVPIPLDAETDTPITIEVTAENGIIKKNYIVSVSRTVSNNADLSNLALSAGSLSPVFGSSTITYTSSVGNEVNSLTVTPTVADSTATVTVNGTAV
- a CDS encoding phage tail protein; protein product: MADAYIGEIRIFAGNFAPRDWHFCDGSLLPISQNSALYSILGTRYGGDGKSTFALPDLMGRAPMGQGAGPGLTSYEVGQKIGAETVTLLSTQMPAHNHVPQGNAGDGNKTEPTNHYWSEQPGGRLGKENTYASTPNAIMSPMALAAAGQSLPHNNMQPYLAMNYIICLYGDMPLRG